A single Apodemus sylvaticus chromosome 20, mApoSyl1.1, whole genome shotgun sequence DNA region contains:
- the Slc39a3 gene encoding zinc transporter ZIP3: MTKLLVAKVLCMVGVFFFMLLGSLLPVKVTEADFEKAHRAKKVLSLCNTFGGGVFLATCFNALLPAVRDKLQKVLSLGHISTDYPLAETLMMVGFFLTVFVEQLLLTFRRERPPFIDLETFNAGSDAGSDSEYESPFVGVGGRSHGLYPEPTAHTHGAGLRLRELGRPGPLRLLSLVFALSAHSVFEGLALGLQEEGERVVSLFVGVAVHETLVAVALGISMARSAVPMRDAAKLAVTVSAMIPVGIGLGLGIESARSVASSVASALLQGLAGGTFLFVTFLEILAKELEERSEQLLKVLFLVLGYAVLAGMVFLKW; the protein is encoded by the exons ATGACGAAGCTTCTGGTGGCCAAGGTCCTCTGCATGGTAGGCGTGTTCTTCTTCATGCTGCTGGGCTCTCTGCTGCCTGTGAAGGTCACCGAGGCTGACTTCGAGAAGGCGCACCGTGCGAAGAAGGTCCTGTCCCTCTGTAACACCTTTGGGGGCGGCGTCTTCCTGGCTACGTGCTTCAATGCACTGCTGCCTGCAGTGAGGGACAAG CTGCAGAAGGTGCTGAGCCTGGGCCACATCAGCACTGACTACCCGCTGGCGGAGACGCTCATGATGGTGGGTTTCTTCCTCACCGTGTTCGTGGAGCAGCTGCTGCTGACCTTCCGCCGGGAGCGGCCTCCCTTTATAGACCTGGAAACCTTCAACGCTGGCTCAGACGCGGGCAGTGACTCGGAGTATGAGAGCCCGTTCGTGGGTGTGGGCGGCCGCAGTCACGGCCTGTACCCCGAGCCCACGGCACACACCCACGGCGCGGGGCTGCGGCTGCGGGAGCTGGGCCGCCCTGGGCCACTACGGCTGCTCAGCCTGGTCTTCGCGCTGTCGGCGCACTCGGTGTTCGAGGGTCTGGCGCTGGGactgcaggaggagggggagcgtGTGGTCAGCTTATTCGTTGGCGTGGCGGTCCACGAGACGCTGGTGGCCGTGGCCCTGGGCATCAGCATGGCCCGCAGCGCAGTTCCCATGAGGGACGCGGCCAAGTTGGCTGTGACCGTGAGCGCCATGATCCCAGTGGGCATTGGGCTGGGCCTGGGCATCGAGAGTGCTCGCAGCGTGGCCAGCAGCGTGGCATCGGCGCTGCTGCAGGGCCTGGCCGGTGGCACCTTCCTGTTCGTCACCTTCCTGGAGATCCTGGCCAAGGAGCTGGAGGAGCGGAGCGAGCAGTTGCTGAAGGTGCTGTTCCTGGTGCTGGGCTACGCCGTCCTCGCCGGCATGGTCTTTCTCAAGTGGTGA
- the Diras1 gene encoding GTP-binding protein Di-Ras1 — MPEQSNDYRVVVFGAGGVGKSSLVLRFVKGTFRDTYIPTIEDTYRQVISCDKSVCTLQITDTTGSHQFPAMQRLSISKGHAFILVFSVTSKQSLDELSPIYKLIVQIKGSVEDIPIMLVGNKCDETQREVHTREAQAVAQEWKCAFMETSAKMNYNVKELFQELLTLETRRSVSLSVDGKRSSKQKRADRIKGKCALM, encoded by the coding sequence ATGCCAGAACAGAGCAATGACTACCGCGTGGTCGTGTTCGGCGCTGGAGGCGTGGGCAAGAGCTCGCTGGTGCTCCGCTTTGTGAAGGGGACGTTTCGCGACACCTACATCCCCACCATAGAGGACACGTACCGGCAGGTGATCAGCTGTGACAAGAGCGTGTGCACGCTGCAGATCACGGACACCACCGGCAGCCACCAGTTCCCGGCCATGCAGCGGCTGTCCATCTCCAAGGGCCACGCCTTCATCCTGGTGTTCTCGGTGACCAGCAAGCAGTCGCTGGATGAGCTGAGCCCCATCTACAAGTTGATCGTGCAGATCAAGGGCAGCGTGGAGGACATTCCCATCATGCTGGTAGGGAACAAGTGTGACGAGACGCAGCGGGAGGTGCACACCCGCGAGGCGCAGGCCGTGGCCCAGGAGTGGAAGTGCGCCTTCATGGAGACCTCGGCAAAGATGAACTACAACGTGAAGGAGTTGTTCCAGGAGCTGCTGACGCTCGAGACGCGCCGCAGCGTCAGCCTCAGCGTGGACGGCAAACGCTCCAGCAAGCAGAAGAGGGCCGACCGCATCAAGGGCAAGTGCGCGCTCATGTGA